The Natrinema caseinilyticum genomic sequence CATCTCGATCGAACGGACCTCGACCTCCTGGAAGCGGCCGTCGTTCATCGGACCGATCAGGAGTTCGTCGCCGGCTTCGACCTCGCCAGCCATCACCGTCCCCGAGGCGACAGCGCCGACGCCCGTGACCGAATAGCTGCGGTCGACGTACATCCGAAACTCGCCGGTGTCGCTGGACGTCTTCGGGAGCCGGTCGAACAGTTCGTCCAGCGTTTCGAGACCGTCCATCGTGATGGCGCTGGTTTCGACGATCGGAACGACTCGTTCGCTTATCTCCTCGACGGCGGCATCGGTGCCGTGACGGGAGACCCGGAGCGGCGATTTGTCGACCTCCCGGAGGAGCCGTTCGACTTCGCGTTCGACCTCCTCGATGCGCTCTCGATCGACGGTATCCGCCTTCGTGATGGCGACGATGGTCGGGAGGTCGGTCGCGAGCAGGACCCCGAGGTGTTCTCGAGTCGTCCGCGTCGGGCCGTCGTCCGCCGCGACGACCAACAGGCCGTAGTCGAGTTTCTGGCCGACGAGACCGCGGATCGTCGTTCGAAGCCACGGCTCGTGGCCGACGGTGTCGACGAACGAGACGAGCCGATCGGCCTCCTGGACGACGTCGGCACGGTCGGCCTTGCGGTTCGGGTTCCTGACTCGGACCGGCCCCTCGTCGTCGAAGCCGTAGACCGCGTAGGACAGATCGGCGGAGAGGCCGCGTTCGACCTCGTGGGGCTGGACGTCGAGGAACGCGCGAGTCGCGCCGTCCCCGTCGTCGGGCTTGCCGGTCACCAGCGAGCCGACGAGCGTGCTCTTGCCGTGGTCGACGTGGCCCGCCGTTCCCACGACGACGTGTTCGTCGTCCGTCTCGAGGACGCCGCCTTCGCGGATCTGAGCGACGCCGACGAGTCCCTCGTTTATCCCCCAGGTCTGGACGTCTTCGATGTGCGCATCGGCCTCCTCCGCGAGGAGGGAGAGGACGTCCATCGTCTCCGAGAACGTGTCAGGATCGATGCCGGCGAGACCGCCGTCGTCCGTGACGCCGACCACGTACGTCGCTTCGCCGTCGCCGGAAAGGAGTCGATGTCGGAGTTGCGCAGCGAGGCTCTCCCGCCGTCCACCCTCGAGGTGGACGTCTCGTGACAGTCGTTCCTTGAACTCGACGTTGCCACCGTCCTGTTCGCCACGGTCCAGGGCTCGCTCGAGGAGAGCCCGGTCACGGCTCATATCCCCTGTTAGTTGGTCACATGGCAAAAGCCTTCCCGTACATTGACACTGTATGTCACGGTGTGGCTGTAGAGTCGGACGAAACGGTCTCGTCGGTGAGTCGGGTCGCGCGCTGACGGAGAGACGCCGCGCGCTCTATCGCGATCCGAGATGTTGCAATCGATAGAAGACGACGAAACGCGTCGTCGGCACGGTGCGGTCGGGTCGGGAACCGAACGTGCCGGGCTCGCTTTCAAGCCCCTCGAGGTCGTATTGCCGGTCATGAGCGTCAGCGGCCTCTGTCAAATCTGCGAGTCGCGCCCCGCTCAGCACCAGTGTCCCAACTGCGGGACGTTCGTGTGCGATCTCCACTACGATAACGAGTTGGGGCTGTGTGCCGACTGCGCCGCACAGGCCAGGCCGGGGCGGCCCGAGGACGTGGACGTCAATCGATTCTAGGCGGCTCACCATCGCCCCAGCGCCGTGACGGCCACCGATGGCTCGGTCACCGAGTCGTCCGATCGGTCGGCGGACGGATCGAGAGAAGGGAGGTCCCGCCGGACGAACCGCACCGACGACGGGACGGACCGCTACTTCCCCCGGTATCGGTTGAGCCGTTTTTTGAGCCGCTTTGCGGCCTGGCCGCTGGCCTTCGCGAACTCCTCGCCGTCTTCCTCCCCAGCGAAGATGATCCCGCGCGAGGAGTTGATCAGCCCGACCCCGTCGGCCAGACCGAACTCGACGGCCGCCTCGGCGTCGCCACCCTGCGCCCCGATGCCGGGGACGAGGAAGGGAATGTCGGGGACCTGTTCGCGCAGTTCCTCGAGTTCGGCGGGCTGGGTCGCGCCGACCACGAGCCCGACGTTGTCGTTTTCGTTCCAGAGATCCGCCAGGGCCGCGACCCGCTCGTAGACCGGTTCGCCGGTCTCGAGTTCGAGGTCCTGAATGTCGGCCCCGCCCGGGTTCGAGGTCCGACAGAGTACGAAGACGCCGGCTTCCTCGTCCGCCAGGAACGGTTGCAGGGAGTCTCGCCCCATGTAGGGATTGACGGTGATCGCGTCGACGGTCTCGAGCATCCGTGCGTACTGCCGGGTCGTGTTCCCGATGTCGGCGCGCTTGGCGTCGAGCAAGACGGGCACGTCCTTGCCGTGAGCGTAGGCGATCGTTTCCTCGAGGGCGCGCCACCCGTCGGGATCCTCGTAGAAGGCTGCGTTCGGCTTGAAGACGGCCGCGTGTTCGTGCGTTGCGTCGATGATGCGCCGGTTGAACGCCCACCGCGGCAGGTCGTACTCCCGGAGGTGGTCGGGGATTCGGGACGGATCGGGATCGAGGCCGACGGAGACGACGCTGTCGACCGTCCGAATGCGGTCGTGCAAGCGGTCGAAGAAGTTCATGCCGGACGTGGCCCCGCAACCGTCGAAAAGGTTGCTATACTGGTGGACGGCGGTCGCCGAGCGCTCATCGCGACCGCGTGTCGTCTCGAGCGACCGGGACGGTCGGGACGACGCCGACGGTGGACGCCGACCGTGAGACTTGTGCTCACTAACCGTTCCAAATATTTTAGACGTCACTTACTTCGTTCGGATAGTGGATAGTATGGACATGAGAATTCGAGAGACCGAGACGTCGTTCTCGACGCGCCTTCGAGAACGGGTTCGATTGACGCTGCTGGGAGCGAGCGGAGACGAGGAACCCAGCGACGATCGTCCGACGCCGGACACCGTCTCGGACAGAGTCACGGATTCGCTCGGAAATCTCTTTCAGTGCTCCCGATGCAGCGTCGTGTACATCGCCGTCGACAAACACACCTGTTCGGAGTGCGATCAGGAAGTCGAACAGGTTCGGTCGACGTTGGCCTGTCAGCGCCGCTAGCTCGCCGGGAGCCGTCGTCCGGTCGGCCCGGCGGTCGTGCGGCGCTCGTATAGTGGTCGTTGAAAGTCAGTGCACACCCCGCTCGCGAAGTCGCGGCCAGCGAGTCTTCGCTGGCCGCTTTACTGCGAGCGGTGAGTAAATCGTTTCAACGACTACTATCGGTCTCGAGTACCTCGATCAGGTTCCCCTCGGGGTCGCGAAGGAACAGGATTCGGGTGCCGCTCTCGGTCGTTCGGGGGTCGCTGATCGTCGGTACGTCCTCGGGCAGAGACGCGTAGAACGCGTCGAGGTCCTCGACGGAGAGGCCGACGTGTGCCGCTCCGGGCTGGTTCAGTCCCGTCGCCGGAGCGGCTCGCGCTGCGGGGTCGTACTCGACGAGTTCGATCCGAATGCCGTCCGCCTCGAGGTGAGCGAAGTCGGCGCGTGCCCCCTCAACGCCGACGGCGTCGGCGAAGGCCTCGCCGCCGACGCTGAATCGATCGGCGATCGAAAGGTCGAGGACGTCCCGATAGAACGCGAGCGTTGCCTCGAGATCGGCGACGGTAAGCCCGACGTGGTGTGCGCTGAGCGCTTTCATCCACTGGGCATCGAGGCCGCACGGACGAAAAACGTTCGTCCGCGTCCCGCTTCGCCCGACGACCAATCTGGCGGCCAGCGGTAAGCGGGCAGCGGCCAGCGGCCCCGATCCCGTCCGCGTTCGATCGCTGTCCGGAGGTTCCACCACGAGCGATGGCGAAGATCGCGAGGCGAAACGGCCAC encodes the following:
- the pyrF gene encoding orotidine-5'-phosphate decarboxylase, with the protein product MNFFDRLHDRIRTVDSVVSVGLDPDPSRIPDHLREYDLPRWAFNRRIIDATHEHAAVFKPNAAFYEDPDGWRALEETIAYAHGKDVPVLLDAKRADIGNTTRQYARMLETVDAITVNPYMGRDSLQPFLADEEAGVFVLCRTSNPGGADIQDLELETGEPVYERVAALADLWNENDNVGLVVGATQPAELEELREQVPDIPFLVPGIGAQGGDAEAAVEFGLADGVGLINSSRGIIFAGEEDGEEFAKASGQAAKRLKKRLNRYRGK
- a CDS encoding GTPBP1 family GTP-binding protein, whose protein sequence is MSRDRALLERALDRGEQDGGNVEFKERLSRDVHLEGGRRESLAAQLRHRLLSGDGEATYVVGVTDDGGLAGIDPDTFSETMDVLSLLAEEADAHIEDVQTWGINEGLVGVAQIREGGVLETDDEHVVVGTAGHVDHGKSTLVGSLVTGKPDDGDGATRAFLDVQPHEVERGLSADLSYAVYGFDDEGPVRVRNPNRKADRADVVQEADRLVSFVDTVGHEPWLRTTIRGLVGQKLDYGLLVVAADDGPTRTTREHLGVLLATDLPTIVAITKADTVDRERIEEVEREVERLLREVDKSPLRVSRHGTDAAVEEISERVVPIVETSAITMDGLETLDELFDRLPKTSSDTGEFRMYVDRSYSVTGVGAVASGTVMAGEVEAGDELLIGPMNDGRFQEVEVRSIEMHYHRVDKAQAGRIVGIALKGIKESAIERGMVLLPRDANPDPVREFEAEVMVLNHPTRIGDGYEPVVHLETIGEAAAFYPEDGRLLPGDTGETTVRFKFRPYLVEEGQKFVFREGRSKGVGTVTDVHPVD
- a CDS encoding VOC family protein gives rise to the protein MKALSAHHVGLTVADLEATLAFYRDVLDLSIADRFSVGGEAFADAVGVEGARADFAHLEADGIRIELVEYDPAARAAPATGLNQPGAAHVGLSVEDLDAFYASLPEDVPTISDPRTTESGTRILFLRDPEGNLIEVLETDSSR